One part of the Gossypium raimondii isolate GPD5lz chromosome 1, ASM2569854v1, whole genome shotgun sequence genome encodes these proteins:
- the LOC105782281 gene encoding LRR receptor-like serine/threonine-protein kinase RGI3 isoform X2, whose protein sequence is MPATPRNLLLSSNIFSFTLLLSINTLLFYRCYSIDEQGQALLTWKNSLNSSGDALKSWSSLDATPCRWFGIHCNSQGEVVEIRLKAIELQGSLPSNLQSLKSLKTLVLSSTNLTGTIPKELGDQYEISYVDLSGNSLTGEIPLEICRLSKLETLSLNSNFLEGEVPSGIGNLSSLVYLTLYDNQLSGEIPKSIGDLRKLQVFRAGGNKNLKGELPWEIGNCTSLVMLGLAETSISGSLPSSLGMLKRIQTIAIYTSLISGPIPEEIGNCSELQNLYLYQNSISGPIPSQVGQLSKLQGLLLWQNNLVGSIPDELGSCTELTMVDLSDNHLTGSIPRSIGKLLKLQELQLSVNQLSGTIPSEIGKLKGLNFVDLSNNRLVGGIPPSINGIQNLEFLDLHSNGITGSLPDSLPTSLQYMDISDNRLIGPLTHGIGSLTQLTKLNLGRNQLSGRIPSEILACSKLQLLNLGDNGFFGEIPKELGQIPALEISLNLSCNQFSGEIPSEFSGLTKLAVLDLSHNKFSGKLDNLASLQNLVSLNVSFNDFSGELPNSPFFRKLPLSDLESNKDLYISNGVVTSADIEHSRHVRPAVKLAMSILISGSAVLVLLAIYMLVRARFANNGLMEDDNWEVTLYQKLDLSIDDIVHNLTSANVIGTGSSGVVYRVIIPNGETLAVKKMWSSEESGAFTSEIETLGSIRHRNIVRLLGWGSNRNLKLLFYNYLPNGSLSSLLHGAGKGGAEWEARYDVVLGVAHALAYLHHDCVPAILHGDVKAMNVLLGAGYEPFLADFGLARVIKSNEDDKFSKLSPRPHLAGSYGYMAPEHATMQRITEKSDVYSFGVVLLEVLTGRHPLDPTLPGGAHLVQWVRDHLANKRNPSDILDPKLRGRADPAMHEMLQTLAVSCLCVSARADGRPTMKDVVAMLKEIHHVETSRDISKGTSTAPQPQSPQPPTRTVVSRGSSNCSFAFSDDSIQSSGGGFNL, encoded by the exons ATGCCTGCAACACCAAGGAATCTCCTGCTTTCCTCCAATATCTTCTCCTTCACCTTACTTCTCTCAATAAACACACTTTTGTTCTATCGTTGCTACTCGATTGATGAGCAGGGGCAGGCTCTTTTAACATGGAAGAACAGCTTAAACAGCAGCGGAGATGCACTCAAATCGTGGAGTTCATTAGATGCTACTCCATGCAGATGGTTTGGGATTCATTGCAACTCACAAGGCGAGGTAGTTGAGATAAGGTTGAAAGCAATAGAGTTGCAAGGCTCATTGCCTTCTAATTTGCAGTCTCTAAAATCCTTGAAGACCCTTGTGCTTTCATCAACCAATCTCACAGGAACAATTCCTAAGGAGCTCGGTGATCAGTATGAGATAAGTTATGTTGACCTCAGTGGCAATTCTCTCACAGGTGAAATCCCCCTGGAAATTTGCAGACTGAGCAAATTGGAAACATTGTCTCTCAACTCAAACTTCCTTGAAGGTGAAGTTCCGTCGGGAATAGGAAATCTTTCCAGCCTTGTTTACCTGACACTCTATGACAATCAACTCAGCGGTGAAATTCCAAAGAGCATTGGAGACTTGAGAAAGCTACAAGTTTTTCGAGCAGGTggaaataaaaatcttaaaggGGAGCTGCCCTGGGAGATAGGGAACTGCACCAGCTTGGTTATGTTAGGCCTCGCTGAAACTAGCATTTCTGGCAGTCTTCCCTCATCATTAGGAATGCTGAAAAGAATTCAAACCATAGCCATTTATACATCTTTGATATCAGGTCCTATACCAGAAGAGATTGGTAATTGCAGTGAGCTGCAAAATCTTTACCTGTATCAAAATTCTATATCCGGTCCAATCCCGAGTCAAGTCGGTCAGCTGAGCAAGCTTCAGGGTCTGCTATTGTGGCAGAATAACTTAGTTGGTAGTATCCCTGATGAACTTGGAAGCTGCACGGAGCTAACTATGGTGGATTTGTCTGATAATCATCTGACAGGTAGCATACCAAGAAGCATTGGAAAACTTTTGAAGCTTCAAGAGCTTCAATTGAGTGTTAATCAGTTATCAG GAACAATTCCATCAGAGATAGGGAAGTTGAAGGGCTTGAATTTCGTTGACTTAAGCAACAATCGCCTTGTTGGAGGAATTCCTCCATCAATAAATGGAATTCAAAACCTTGAATTTCTTGACCTCCATTCAAATGGGATTACAGGTTCTTTGCCAGATTCTCTGCCTACTAGCCTACAATACATGGATATTTCAGACAACAGGCTTATAGGTCCTTTGACTCATGGTATTGGGTCCTTAACTCAATTGACCAAGCTTAATTTGGGAAGGAATCAACTTTCTGGAAGGATTCCATCTGAGATATTGGCCTGCAGTAAGCTCCAATTGTTGAACCTGGGTGACAATGGTTTCTTTGGTGAAATTCCAAAGGAACTAGGCCAGATTCCAGCACTTGAAATTTCTCTTAATCTTAGCTGCAACCAGTTTTCCGGTGAAATTCCCTCTGAGTTCTCTGGTCTTACTAAGCTAGCAGTACTTGACCTCTCTCACAACAAATTCTCTGGTAAGTTAGATAACCTCGCAAGCCTACAAAACCTTGTCTCTCTCAATGTCTCCTTCAATGACTTCTCTGGTGAACTTCCAAATTCCCCATTTTTCCGAAAGCTCCCATTGAGTGACCTTGAGTCAAACAAAGACCTCTATATTTCAAATGGTGTTGTAACTTCAGCTGATATTGAACATTCAAGGCATGTTAGGCCAGCTGTGAAGCTAGCTATGTCTATCCTTATAAGTGGCAGTGCAGTTCTTGTACTACTGGCTATCTACATGTTAGTTCGTGCCCGGTTTGCTAACAATGGCCTCATGGAGGATGATAATTGGGAAGTGACCCTGTACCAGAAGCTCGACTTATCAATTGATGATATCGTCCACAATTTAACTTCAGCTAATGTGATTGGCACTGGGAGCTCTGGGGTCGTATACAGGGTAATAATTCCAAATGGTGAAACCTTAGCAGTTAAGAAGATGTGGTCATCAGAAGAGTCTGGTGCATTCACTTCTGAGATTGAGACGCTTGGCTCAATCAGGCACAGAAACATTGTTCGGCTTCTTGGTTGGGGTTCAAACAGGAATCTGAAACTGCTGTTTTACAATTATCTTCCAAATGGAAGCTTGAGTTCACTCCTTCATGGTGCTGGCAAAGGAGGGGCAGAATGGGAAGCTAGATATGATGTTGTGCTGGGTGTGGCACATGCCCTTGCATACTTGCACCATGACTGTGTGCCTGCAATCTTGCATGGGGATGTGAAAGCTATGAATGTCTTATTAGGTGCTGGCTATGAGCCTTTCCTTGCTGACTTTGGGTTAGCTCGTGTTATTAAAAGCAATGAAGATgataaattttccaaattaagtCCAAGACCACACCTAGCAGGTTCTTATGGATACATGGCTCCAG AACATGCAACAATGCAACGCATCACAGAGAAAAGTGATGTATACAGTTTTGGAGTAGTCCTCTTAGAGGTGCTAACTGGAAGGCATCCATTGGACCCAACATTGCCGGGGGGTGCACACTTGGTTCAGTGGGTTCGGGACCATTTAGCAAACAAGCGGAACCCATCTGACATCCTGGATCCAAAGCTTAGAGGGAGGGCTGACCCTGCTATGCATGAAATGCTACAAACACTGGCTGTATCATGCCTGTGTGTCAGTGCCCGGGCTGACGGTCGTCCAACGATGAAAGATGTTGTAGCAATGCTCAAAGAAATTCATCATGTTGAGACCTCAAGGGACATATCAAAGGGAACCTCAACAGCCCCTCAGCCTCAATCACCACAACCTCCTACTAGAACAGTAGTTTCTCGAGGATCTTCTAATTGTTCCTTTGCTTTTTCGGATGATTCAATCCAATCATCAGGCGGAGGTTTCAATTTGTAG
- the LOC105786781 gene encoding uncharacterized protein LOC105786781, whose product MTIEESVQKYLSRATIVVNQLRSYGEKDFDQTIVEKVLRSLTPRINHVVATIMESKDMASYSFDEPMKSLQSYEARLNRANEKSDKKAFQVMGDSFEQQRKSTYRRCYRGTRNYHGRGSRGRGRAVGYDEQRQMAKK is encoded by the coding sequence ATGACAATTGAGGAATCAGTGCAAAAATATCTTTCAAGAGCAACCATAGTCGTTAATCAACTGAGATCTTATGGAGAAAAAGATTTTGATCAAACTATTGTTGAAAAAGTGTTGAGGAGTTTGACTCCAAGGATTAATCATGTTGTTGCAACTATTATGGAGTCAAAAGACATGGCATCTTACTCCTTTGATGAACCCATGAAGTCCTTACAATCTTATGAGGCAAGATTGAATCGGGCAAATGAGAAGAGTGACAAAAAGGCCTTTCAAGTGATGGGGGATTCTTTTGAGCAACAAAGGAAGTCAACATATAGAAGATGTTATCGTGGCACGAGGAATTACCATGGTAGAGGTAGTCGAGGCAGAGGAAGAGCTGTTGGATATGATGAACAAAGGCAGATGGCTAAGAAATAG
- the LOC105782281 gene encoding leucine-rich repeat receptor-like serine/threonine-protein kinase RGI4 isoform X1 → MPATPRNLLLSSNIFSFTLLLSINTLLFYRCYSIDEQGQALLTWKNSLNSSGDALKSWSSLDATPCRWFGIHCNSQGEVVEIRLKAIELQGSLPSNLQSLKSLKTLVLSSTNLTGTIPKELGDQYEISYVDLSGNSLTGEIPLEICRLSKLETLSLNSNFLEGEVPSGIGNLSSLVYLTLYDNQLSGEIPKSIGDLRKLQVFRAGGNKNLKGELPWEIGNCTSLVMLGLAETSISGSLPSSLGMLKRIQTIAIYTSLISGPIPEEIGNCSELQNLYLYQNSISGPIPSQVGQLSKLQGLLLWQNNLVGSIPDELGSCTELTMVDLSDNHLTGSIPRSIGKLLKLQELQLSVNQLSGTIPSEISNCIELTHLEIDNNAISGEIPVLIGNLKSLTLFFAWQNKLTGNIPDSLSQCQDLEAIDLSYNSLFGSIPKEIFVLRNLTKLLLLSNDLSGFIPPDIGNCTNLYRLRLNDNKLAGTIPSEIGKLKGLNFVDLSNNRLVGGIPPSINGIQNLEFLDLHSNGITGSLPDSLPTSLQYMDISDNRLIGPLTHGIGSLTQLTKLNLGRNQLSGRIPSEILACSKLQLLNLGDNGFFGEIPKELGQIPALEISLNLSCNQFSGEIPSEFSGLTKLAVLDLSHNKFSGKLDNLASLQNLVSLNVSFNDFSGELPNSPFFRKLPLSDLESNKDLYISNGVVTSADIEHSRHVRPAVKLAMSILISGSAVLVLLAIYMLVRARFANNGLMEDDNWEVTLYQKLDLSIDDIVHNLTSANVIGTGSSGVVYRVIIPNGETLAVKKMWSSEESGAFTSEIETLGSIRHRNIVRLLGWGSNRNLKLLFYNYLPNGSLSSLLHGAGKGGAEWEARYDVVLGVAHALAYLHHDCVPAILHGDVKAMNVLLGAGYEPFLADFGLARVIKSNEDDKFSKLSPRPHLAGSYGYMAPEHATMQRITEKSDVYSFGVVLLEVLTGRHPLDPTLPGGAHLVQWVRDHLANKRNPSDILDPKLRGRADPAMHEMLQTLAVSCLCVSARADGRPTMKDVVAMLKEIHHVETSRDISKGTSTAPQPQSPQPPTRTVVSRGSSNCSFAFSDDSIQSSGGGFNL, encoded by the exons ATGCCTGCAACACCAAGGAATCTCCTGCTTTCCTCCAATATCTTCTCCTTCACCTTACTTCTCTCAATAAACACACTTTTGTTCTATCGTTGCTACTCGATTGATGAGCAGGGGCAGGCTCTTTTAACATGGAAGAACAGCTTAAACAGCAGCGGAGATGCACTCAAATCGTGGAGTTCATTAGATGCTACTCCATGCAGATGGTTTGGGATTCATTGCAACTCACAAGGCGAGGTAGTTGAGATAAGGTTGAAAGCAATAGAGTTGCAAGGCTCATTGCCTTCTAATTTGCAGTCTCTAAAATCCTTGAAGACCCTTGTGCTTTCATCAACCAATCTCACAGGAACAATTCCTAAGGAGCTCGGTGATCAGTATGAGATAAGTTATGTTGACCTCAGTGGCAATTCTCTCACAGGTGAAATCCCCCTGGAAATTTGCAGACTGAGCAAATTGGAAACATTGTCTCTCAACTCAAACTTCCTTGAAGGTGAAGTTCCGTCGGGAATAGGAAATCTTTCCAGCCTTGTTTACCTGACACTCTATGACAATCAACTCAGCGGTGAAATTCCAAAGAGCATTGGAGACTTGAGAAAGCTACAAGTTTTTCGAGCAGGTggaaataaaaatcttaaaggGGAGCTGCCCTGGGAGATAGGGAACTGCACCAGCTTGGTTATGTTAGGCCTCGCTGAAACTAGCATTTCTGGCAGTCTTCCCTCATCATTAGGAATGCTGAAAAGAATTCAAACCATAGCCATTTATACATCTTTGATATCAGGTCCTATACCAGAAGAGATTGGTAATTGCAGTGAGCTGCAAAATCTTTACCTGTATCAAAATTCTATATCCGGTCCAATCCCGAGTCAAGTCGGTCAGCTGAGCAAGCTTCAGGGTCTGCTATTGTGGCAGAATAACTTAGTTGGTAGTATCCCTGATGAACTTGGAAGCTGCACGGAGCTAACTATGGTGGATTTGTCTGATAATCATCTGACAGGTAGCATACCAAGAAGCATTGGAAAACTTTTGAAGCTTCAAGAGCTTCAATTGAGTGTTAATCAGTTATCAGGTACAATTCCTTCTGAAATTTCAAATTGCATTGAGCTAACTCATCTGGAAATTGACAACAACGCCATCTCCGGTGAGATTCCTGTTCTCATTGGCAACCTTAAGAGCTTGACTCTATTCTTTGCCTGGCAAAATAAGCTGACTGGAAATATTCCAGATAGTCTTTCTCAGTGCCAGGATCTTGAGGCAATTGATCTATCCTACAATAGCCTATTTGGTTCAATCCCAAAAGAGATTTTTGTTTTGAGAAATCTCACCAAATTACTGCTACTTTCCAATGATTTATCTGGTTTTATTCCGCCAGATATAGGAAACTGCACCAATCTGTACAGGTTACGTTTGAATGACAATAAACTTGCAGGAACAATTCCATCAGAGATAGGGAAGTTGAAGGGCTTGAATTTCGTTGACTTAAGCAACAATCGCCTTGTTGGAGGAATTCCTCCATCAATAAATGGAATTCAAAACCTTGAATTTCTTGACCTCCATTCAAATGGGATTACAGGTTCTTTGCCAGATTCTCTGCCTACTAGCCTACAATACATGGATATTTCAGACAACAGGCTTATAGGTCCTTTGACTCATGGTATTGGGTCCTTAACTCAATTGACCAAGCTTAATTTGGGAAGGAATCAACTTTCTGGAAGGATTCCATCTGAGATATTGGCCTGCAGTAAGCTCCAATTGTTGAACCTGGGTGACAATGGTTTCTTTGGTGAAATTCCAAAGGAACTAGGCCAGATTCCAGCACTTGAAATTTCTCTTAATCTTAGCTGCAACCAGTTTTCCGGTGAAATTCCCTCTGAGTTCTCTGGTCTTACTAAGCTAGCAGTACTTGACCTCTCTCACAACAAATTCTCTGGTAAGTTAGATAACCTCGCAAGCCTACAAAACCTTGTCTCTCTCAATGTCTCCTTCAATGACTTCTCTGGTGAACTTCCAAATTCCCCATTTTTCCGAAAGCTCCCATTGAGTGACCTTGAGTCAAACAAAGACCTCTATATTTCAAATGGTGTTGTAACTTCAGCTGATATTGAACATTCAAGGCATGTTAGGCCAGCTGTGAAGCTAGCTATGTCTATCCTTATAAGTGGCAGTGCAGTTCTTGTACTACTGGCTATCTACATGTTAGTTCGTGCCCGGTTTGCTAACAATGGCCTCATGGAGGATGATAATTGGGAAGTGACCCTGTACCAGAAGCTCGACTTATCAATTGATGATATCGTCCACAATTTAACTTCAGCTAATGTGATTGGCACTGGGAGCTCTGGGGTCGTATACAGGGTAATAATTCCAAATGGTGAAACCTTAGCAGTTAAGAAGATGTGGTCATCAGAAGAGTCTGGTGCATTCACTTCTGAGATTGAGACGCTTGGCTCAATCAGGCACAGAAACATTGTTCGGCTTCTTGGTTGGGGTTCAAACAGGAATCTGAAACTGCTGTTTTACAATTATCTTCCAAATGGAAGCTTGAGTTCACTCCTTCATGGTGCTGGCAAAGGAGGGGCAGAATGGGAAGCTAGATATGATGTTGTGCTGGGTGTGGCACATGCCCTTGCATACTTGCACCATGACTGTGTGCCTGCAATCTTGCATGGGGATGTGAAAGCTATGAATGTCTTATTAGGTGCTGGCTATGAGCCTTTCCTTGCTGACTTTGGGTTAGCTCGTGTTATTAAAAGCAATGAAGATgataaattttccaaattaagtCCAAGACCACACCTAGCAGGTTCTTATGGATACATGGCTCCAG AACATGCAACAATGCAACGCATCACAGAGAAAAGTGATGTATACAGTTTTGGAGTAGTCCTCTTAGAGGTGCTAACTGGAAGGCATCCATTGGACCCAACATTGCCGGGGGGTGCACACTTGGTTCAGTGGGTTCGGGACCATTTAGCAAACAAGCGGAACCCATCTGACATCCTGGATCCAAAGCTTAGAGGGAGGGCTGACCCTGCTATGCATGAAATGCTACAAACACTGGCTGTATCATGCCTGTGTGTCAGTGCCCGGGCTGACGGTCGTCCAACGATGAAAGATGTTGTAGCAATGCTCAAAGAAATTCATCATGTTGAGACCTCAAGGGACATATCAAAGGGAACCTCAACAGCCCCTCAGCCTCAATCACCACAACCTCCTACTAGAACAGTAGTTTCTCGAGGATCTTCTAATTGTTCCTTTGCTTTTTCGGATGATTCAATCCAATCATCAGGCGGAGGTTTCAATTTGTAG